One genomic segment of Mytilus trossulus isolate FHL-02 chromosome 4, PNRI_Mtr1.1.1.hap1, whole genome shotgun sequence includes these proteins:
- the LOC134715511 gene encoding alpha-adducin-like isoform X2 encodes MSAPQVNGPSSPSGKYIDNIDPDDPEYQRQMRRPADVKEDVKQMQDRSRVSLVLNSEAFRKELEEIINEQISEGNDPTNLIALQQITDLLNQNNKSSQQSGGFGRGLTSVIPIADIKGMETTKYTKQEKQLRCKVASLYRVVDLNGWSYGIYNHISARINQEHEHFLINPFGVLYSEVTASSLVKVDMQGETIDPGSTTLGINKAGFTLHSAIHQARPDIKCIIHLHTPEVVAVSTMKCGFLPLSQESLIVGDVSFHDYNGILVDQEERDALQRSLGPTNKVMFLRNHGVVTCGSTVEEAYHYAVNVMSACLTQTKAVPAGVDNLILVSEEIKKRTFQVGSQGGGGVDTGGRKWKTGELEFEAVMRQLDNVGYRTGYLYRLPQFKQEVRKEKNNSDVEIPPTCSSFTYIIDGDIEHSKYVSPLKLAKDRQKQNYKAGWLVNSPNNYVRQELEESGTQNPKKYSKWIPEEDGSPNRKSTQIKIENPNQFAPQGANPKEFKLKQKEIRKDYYEERISAGPQSKILEGITWEEAKKLQTDEPKDGDLSMVGDNVIVYGAASKGIIQRDQQHNVQVYKTQYAANPFDSINEEEIEKYKIEVENRGKGEPAVTEDLSPGPDGKLISTMERMHIIQQQQVEPETKPEVEKPKQEVPVETKRQSSNTSRSEETTIDDVFQSNYPPVSPTSPTENKVMSRKKRPQSKETNIDDIFDDKYNELVSSSKETLIDDVYIESQKYIEKPPAIRRSSSNRDPPRSPALIQELKEKSFERSKSERYGRDRVLNGDEKPSSPAKSDTLKSTDSASGGDTLEDRSSKEGSPVKELPSPSKDKKKKKKFRMPSFSKNKKNKESKESTL; translated from the exons ATCCTGATGACCCAGAATACCAGCGTCAGATGAGGAGACCAGCAGATGTCAAGGAGGATGTCAAACAAATGCAGGATAGGTCCAGAGTGTCGCTAGTCCTCAACAGCGAGGCTTTTCGTAAAGAGTTAGAGGAGATTATAAATGAACAGATTTCTGAAGGAAATGACCCCACCAACTTAATAGCACTACAGCAAATTACAGATCTACTCAACCAAAACAACAAATCAAGCCAGCAAAGTGGTGGTTTTGGAAGAGGAC TTACTTCTGTCATTCCAATCGCAGACATAAAGGGCAtggaaacaacaaaatatacaaaacaggAAAAACAATTACGGTGTAAAGTAGCTTCCTTGTACAGAGTTGTAGATCTGAATGGGTGGAGTTATGGAATTTATAATCACATAAGT GCAAGAATTAACCAAGAACATGAACACTTTTTAATTAATCCATTTGGAGTGTTGTATTCAGAAGTGACGGCATCATCATTAGTTAAAGTGGACATGCAGGGAGAAACAATAGATCCTGGATCAACAACATTAGGAATTAACAAAGCTGGTTTTACATTACACTCAGCCATTCATCAGGCTAGGCCGGACATTAAGTGCATTATTCATCTACATACACCTGAAGTTGTTGCT gTCTCCACAATGAAATGTGGTTTTCTTCCCTTGTCACAAGAATCCCTTATAGTAGGAGATGTTAGTTTTCATGATTATAATGGAATTCTAGTAGATCAAGAAGAACGGGATGCATTACAACGCAGTCTAGGACCAACTAATAAG GTTATGTTTTTAAGAAATCATGGTGTTGTAACGTGTGGTTCTACAGTAGAGGAAGCCTACCATTATGCAGTTAATGTCATGTCTGCTTGTCTGACACAG aCAAAGGCAGTCCCAGCTGGAGTGGATAACCTCATTTTAGTTagtgaagaaataaaaaagagaacGTTCCAGGTTGGAAGCCAAGGTGGTGGTGGTGTAGACACAGGAGGCAGGAAATGGAAGACAGGAGAACTAGAGTTTGAAGCTGTTATGAGACAATTAGATAATGTT GGCTATAGAACTGGCTATTTATACAGATTACCACAGTTTAAACAAGAAGTTAGGAAGGAGAAGAATAACAGTGATGTAGAAATACCCCCAACATGTAGCTCATTTACATACATCATTGATGGTGACATAGAACACTCAAAATATGT aTCACCTTTGAAATTAGCTAAAGACAGACAGAAGCAGAACTACAAAGCAGGCTGGTTGGTAAATTCTCCAAACAATTATGTGAGGCAAGAATTAGAAGAATCTGGAACACAGAACCCTAAGAAATATTCAAAG TGGATACCAGAAGAAGACGGATCACCAAATAGAAAGAGTACACAAATTAAGATTGAAAATCCCAATCAGTTTGCACCACAGGGAGCTAACCCAAAGGAGTTCAAACTTAAACAGAAAGAG atcaGAAAAGATTATTATGAAGAAAGGATAAGTGCAGGACCTCAGTCTAAGATTTTAGAAGGCATTACTTGGGAGGAGGCGAAAAAATTACAG ACAGATGAACCTAAG GACGGAGATTTGAGTATGGTAGGGGATAATGTTATAGTATATGGTGCTGCATCTAAAGGCATCATCCAGAGAGACCAACAACATAATGTACAGGTGTATAAGACACAGTATGCTGCCAACCCCTTCGACAGTATCAATGAGGAGGAGATAGAAAAGTACAAGATAGAGGTGGAGAATAGAGGCAAAGGAGAACCAG CAGTAACAGAAGATTTGTCACCAGGACCTGATGGTAAATTGATATCTACCATGGAGCGTATGCACATCATACAACAACAACAAGTAGAACCAGAAACTAAACCAGAAGTAGAGAAACCAAAACAAGAAG TTCCTGTAGAAACCAAACGTCAGTCGTCTAACACCTCTCGTAGTGAAGAAACCACCATTGACGATGTGTTTCAATCTAACTACCCTCCTGTTTCACCTACGTCACCTACAGAAAACAAAG TTATGTCTCGGAAAAAGAGACCTCAATCTAAAGAGACAAACATAgatgatatatttgatgataagTATAATG AATTAGTCAGTTCATCGAAGGAAACATTGATAGATGATGTGTATATAGAATCTCAAAAATACATAG AGAAGCCACCAGCAATTCGGAGGAGTTCTTCAAATAGAGACCCCCCACGTAGTCCTGCAT TAATACAAGAATTAAAAGAGAAGAGTTTTGAGAGATCCAAATCTGAACGATATGGGCGTG atcGTGTTCTAAATGGAGATGAGAAGCCATCTTCCCCAGCCAAGTCTGATACCCTCAAATCAACAGACAGTGCCAGTGGTGGTGATACTCTAGAAGACAGGAGTAGTAAAGAG gGATCTCCAGTGAAAGAACTTCCATCCccatcaaaagacaaaaagaagaagaaaaagttCAGAATGCCATCATTctcaaaaaataagaaaaacaaggAGAGCAAAGAAAGCACATTATAA
- the LOC134715511 gene encoding alpha-adducin-like isoform X6, whose amino-acid sequence MSAPQVNGPSSPSGKYIDNIDPDDPEYQRQMRRPADVKEDVKQMQDRSRVSLVLNSEAFRKELEEIINEQISEGNDPTNLIALQQITDLLNQNNKSSQQSGGFGRGLTSVIPIADIKGMETTKYTKQEKQLRCKVASLYRVVDLNGWSYGIYNHISARINQEHEHFLINPFGVLYSEVTASSLVKVDMQGETIDPGSTTLGINKAGFTLHSAIHQARPDIKCIIHLHTPEVVAVSTMKCGFLPLSQESLIVGDVSFHDYNGILVDQEERDALQRSLGPTNKVMFLRNHGVVTCGSTVEEAYHYAVNVMSACLTQTKAVPAGVDNLILVSEEIKKRTFQVGSQGGGGVDTGGRKWKTGELEFEAVMRQLDNVGYRTGYLYRLPQFKQEVRKEKNNSDVEIPPTCSSFTYIIDGDIEHSKYVSPLKLAKDRQKQNYKAGWLVNSPNNYVRQELEESGTQNPKKYSKWIPEEDGSPNRKSTQIKIENPNQFAPQGANPKEFKLKQKEIRKDYYEERISAGPQSKILEGITWEEAKKLQDGDLSMVGDNVIVYGAASKGIIQRDQQHNVQVYKTQYAANPFDSINEEEIEKYKIEVENRGKGEPVTEDLSPGPDGKLISTMERMHIIQQQQVEPETKPEVEKPKQEVPVETKRQSSNTSRSEETTIDDVFQSNYPPVSPTSPTENKVMSRKKRPQSKETNIDDIFDDKYNELVSSSKETLIDDVYIESQKYIEKPPAIRRSSSNRDPPRSPALIQELKEKSFERSKSERYGRDRVLNGDEKPSSPAKSDTLKSTDSASGGDTLEDRSSKEGSPVKELPSPSKDKKKKKKFRMPSFSKNKKNKESKESTL is encoded by the exons ATCCTGATGACCCAGAATACCAGCGTCAGATGAGGAGACCAGCAGATGTCAAGGAGGATGTCAAACAAATGCAGGATAGGTCCAGAGTGTCGCTAGTCCTCAACAGCGAGGCTTTTCGTAAAGAGTTAGAGGAGATTATAAATGAACAGATTTCTGAAGGAAATGACCCCACCAACTTAATAGCACTACAGCAAATTACAGATCTACTCAACCAAAACAACAAATCAAGCCAGCAAAGTGGTGGTTTTGGAAGAGGAC TTACTTCTGTCATTCCAATCGCAGACATAAAGGGCAtggaaacaacaaaatatacaaaacaggAAAAACAATTACGGTGTAAAGTAGCTTCCTTGTACAGAGTTGTAGATCTGAATGGGTGGAGTTATGGAATTTATAATCACATAAGT GCAAGAATTAACCAAGAACATGAACACTTTTTAATTAATCCATTTGGAGTGTTGTATTCAGAAGTGACGGCATCATCATTAGTTAAAGTGGACATGCAGGGAGAAACAATAGATCCTGGATCAACAACATTAGGAATTAACAAAGCTGGTTTTACATTACACTCAGCCATTCATCAGGCTAGGCCGGACATTAAGTGCATTATTCATCTACATACACCTGAAGTTGTTGCT gTCTCCACAATGAAATGTGGTTTTCTTCCCTTGTCACAAGAATCCCTTATAGTAGGAGATGTTAGTTTTCATGATTATAATGGAATTCTAGTAGATCAAGAAGAACGGGATGCATTACAACGCAGTCTAGGACCAACTAATAAG GTTATGTTTTTAAGAAATCATGGTGTTGTAACGTGTGGTTCTACAGTAGAGGAAGCCTACCATTATGCAGTTAATGTCATGTCTGCTTGTCTGACACAG aCAAAGGCAGTCCCAGCTGGAGTGGATAACCTCATTTTAGTTagtgaagaaataaaaaagagaacGTTCCAGGTTGGAAGCCAAGGTGGTGGTGGTGTAGACACAGGAGGCAGGAAATGGAAGACAGGAGAACTAGAGTTTGAAGCTGTTATGAGACAATTAGATAATGTT GGCTATAGAACTGGCTATTTATACAGATTACCACAGTTTAAACAAGAAGTTAGGAAGGAGAAGAATAACAGTGATGTAGAAATACCCCCAACATGTAGCTCATTTACATACATCATTGATGGTGACATAGAACACTCAAAATATGT aTCACCTTTGAAATTAGCTAAAGACAGACAGAAGCAGAACTACAAAGCAGGCTGGTTGGTAAATTCTCCAAACAATTATGTGAGGCAAGAATTAGAAGAATCTGGAACACAGAACCCTAAGAAATATTCAAAG TGGATACCAGAAGAAGACGGATCACCAAATAGAAAGAGTACACAAATTAAGATTGAAAATCCCAATCAGTTTGCACCACAGGGAGCTAACCCAAAGGAGTTCAAACTTAAACAGAAAGAG atcaGAAAAGATTATTATGAAGAAAGGATAAGTGCAGGACCTCAGTCTAAGATTTTAGAAGGCATTACTTGGGAGGAGGCGAAAAAATTACAG GACGGAGATTTGAGTATGGTAGGGGATAATGTTATAGTATATGGTGCTGCATCTAAAGGCATCATCCAGAGAGACCAACAACATAATGTACAGGTGTATAAGACACAGTATGCTGCCAACCCCTTCGACAGTATCAATGAGGAGGAGATAGAAAAGTACAAGATAGAGGTGGAGAATAGAGGCAAAGGAGAACCAG TAACAGAAGATTTGTCACCAGGACCTGATGGTAAATTGATATCTACCATGGAGCGTATGCACATCATACAACAACAACAAGTAGAACCAGAAACTAAACCAGAAGTAGAGAAACCAAAACAAGAAG TTCCTGTAGAAACCAAACGTCAGTCGTCTAACACCTCTCGTAGTGAAGAAACCACCATTGACGATGTGTTTCAATCTAACTACCCTCCTGTTTCACCTACGTCACCTACAGAAAACAAAG TTATGTCTCGGAAAAAGAGACCTCAATCTAAAGAGACAAACATAgatgatatatttgatgataagTATAATG AATTAGTCAGTTCATCGAAGGAAACATTGATAGATGATGTGTATATAGAATCTCAAAAATACATAG AGAAGCCACCAGCAATTCGGAGGAGTTCTTCAAATAGAGACCCCCCACGTAGTCCTGCAT TAATACAAGAATTAAAAGAGAAGAGTTTTGAGAGATCCAAATCTGAACGATATGGGCGTG atcGTGTTCTAAATGGAGATGAGAAGCCATCTTCCCCAGCCAAGTCTGATACCCTCAAATCAACAGACAGTGCCAGTGGTGGTGATACTCTAGAAGACAGGAGTAGTAAAGAG gGATCTCCAGTGAAAGAACTTCCATCCccatcaaaagacaaaaagaagaagaaaaagttCAGAATGCCATCATTctcaaaaaataagaaaaacaaggAGAGCAAAGAAAGCACATTATAA
- the LOC134715511 gene encoding gamma-adducin-like isoform X16 — MSAPQVNGPSSPSGKYIDNIDPDDPEYQRQMRRPADVKEDVKQMQDRSRVSLVLNSEAFRKELEEIINEQISEGNDPTNLIALQQITDLLNQNNKSSQQSGGFGRGLTSVIPIADIKGMETTKYTKQEKQLRCKVASLYRVVDLNGWSYGIYNHISARINQEHEHFLINPFGVLYSEVTASSLVKVDMQGETIDPGSTTLGINKAGFTLHSAIHQARPDIKCIIHLHTPEVVAVSTMKCGFLPLSQESLIVGDVSFHDYNGILVDQEERDALQRSLGPTNKVMFLRNHGVVTCGSTVEEAYHYAVNVMSACLTQTKAVPAGVDNLILVSEEIKKRTFQVGSQGGGGVDTGGRKWKTGELEFEAVMRQLDNVGYRTGYLYRLPQFKQEVRKEKNNSDVEIPPTCSSFTYIIDGDIEHSKYVSPLKLAKDRQKQNYKAGWLVNSPNNYVRQELEESGTQNPKKYSKWIPEEDGSPNRKSTQIKIENPNQFAPQGANPKEFKLKQKEIRKDYYEERISAGPQSKILEGITWEEAKKLQAEGKLDGDLSMVGDNVIVYGAASKGIIQRDQQHNVQVYKTQYAANPFDSINEEEIEKYKIEVENRGKGEPVTEDLSPGPDGKLISTMERMHIIQQQQVEPETKPEVEKPKQEDRVLNGDEKPSSPAKSDTLKSTDSASGGDTLEDRSSKEGSPVKELPSPSKDKKKKKKFRMPSFSKNKKNKESKESTL; from the exons ATCCTGATGACCCAGAATACCAGCGTCAGATGAGGAGACCAGCAGATGTCAAGGAGGATGTCAAACAAATGCAGGATAGGTCCAGAGTGTCGCTAGTCCTCAACAGCGAGGCTTTTCGTAAAGAGTTAGAGGAGATTATAAATGAACAGATTTCTGAAGGAAATGACCCCACCAACTTAATAGCACTACAGCAAATTACAGATCTACTCAACCAAAACAACAAATCAAGCCAGCAAAGTGGTGGTTTTGGAAGAGGAC TTACTTCTGTCATTCCAATCGCAGACATAAAGGGCAtggaaacaacaaaatatacaaaacaggAAAAACAATTACGGTGTAAAGTAGCTTCCTTGTACAGAGTTGTAGATCTGAATGGGTGGAGTTATGGAATTTATAATCACATAAGT GCAAGAATTAACCAAGAACATGAACACTTTTTAATTAATCCATTTGGAGTGTTGTATTCAGAAGTGACGGCATCATCATTAGTTAAAGTGGACATGCAGGGAGAAACAATAGATCCTGGATCAACAACATTAGGAATTAACAAAGCTGGTTTTACATTACACTCAGCCATTCATCAGGCTAGGCCGGACATTAAGTGCATTATTCATCTACATACACCTGAAGTTGTTGCT gTCTCCACAATGAAATGTGGTTTTCTTCCCTTGTCACAAGAATCCCTTATAGTAGGAGATGTTAGTTTTCATGATTATAATGGAATTCTAGTAGATCAAGAAGAACGGGATGCATTACAACGCAGTCTAGGACCAACTAATAAG GTTATGTTTTTAAGAAATCATGGTGTTGTAACGTGTGGTTCTACAGTAGAGGAAGCCTACCATTATGCAGTTAATGTCATGTCTGCTTGTCTGACACAG aCAAAGGCAGTCCCAGCTGGAGTGGATAACCTCATTTTAGTTagtgaagaaataaaaaagagaacGTTCCAGGTTGGAAGCCAAGGTGGTGGTGGTGTAGACACAGGAGGCAGGAAATGGAAGACAGGAGAACTAGAGTTTGAAGCTGTTATGAGACAATTAGATAATGTT GGCTATAGAACTGGCTATTTATACAGATTACCACAGTTTAAACAAGAAGTTAGGAAGGAGAAGAATAACAGTGATGTAGAAATACCCCCAACATGTAGCTCATTTACATACATCATTGATGGTGACATAGAACACTCAAAATATGT aTCACCTTTGAAATTAGCTAAAGACAGACAGAAGCAGAACTACAAAGCAGGCTGGTTGGTAAATTCTCCAAACAATTATGTGAGGCAAGAATTAGAAGAATCTGGAACACAGAACCCTAAGAAATATTCAAAG TGGATACCAGAAGAAGACGGATCACCAAATAGAAAGAGTACACAAATTAAGATTGAAAATCCCAATCAGTTTGCACCACAGGGAGCTAACCCAAAGGAGTTCAAACTTAAACAGAAAGAG atcaGAAAAGATTATTATGAAGAAAGGATAAGTGCAGGACCTCAGTCTAAGATTTTAGAAGGCATTACTTGGGAGGAGGCGAAAAAATTACAG GCCGAAGGAAAGCTT GACGGAGATTTGAGTATGGTAGGGGATAATGTTATAGTATATGGTGCTGCATCTAAAGGCATCATCCAGAGAGACCAACAACATAATGTACAGGTGTATAAGACACAGTATGCTGCCAACCCCTTCGACAGTATCAATGAGGAGGAGATAGAAAAGTACAAGATAGAGGTGGAGAATAGAGGCAAAGGAGAACCAG TAACAGAAGATTTGTCACCAGGACCTGATGGTAAATTGATATCTACCATGGAGCGTATGCACATCATACAACAACAACAAGTAGAACCAGAAACTAAACCAGAAGTAGAGAAACCAAAACAAGAAG atcGTGTTCTAAATGGAGATGAGAAGCCATCTTCCCCAGCCAAGTCTGATACCCTCAAATCAACAGACAGTGCCAGTGGTGGTGATACTCTAGAAGACAGGAGTAGTAAAGAG gGATCTCCAGTGAAAGAACTTCCATCCccatcaaaagacaaaaagaagaagaaaaagttCAGAATGCCATCATTctcaaaaaataagaaaaacaaggAGAGCAAAGAAAGCACATTATAA
- the LOC134715511 gene encoding alpha-adducin-like isoform X3, whose product MSAPQVNGPSSPSGKYIDNIDPDDPEYQRQMRRPADVKEDVKQMQDRSRVSLVLNSEAFRKELEEIINEQISEGNDPTNLIALQQITDLLNQNNKSSQQSGGFGRGLTSVIPIADIKGMETTKYTKQEKQLRCKVASLYRVVDLNGWSYGIYNHISARINQEHEHFLINPFGVLYSEVTASSLVKVDMQGETIDPGSTTLGINKAGFTLHSAIHQARPDIKCIIHLHTPEVVAVSTMKCGFLPLSQESLIVGDVSFHDYNGILVDQEERDALQRSLGPTNKVMFLRNHGVVTCGSTVEEAYHYAVNVMSACLTQTKAVPAGVDNLILVSEEIKKRTFQVGSQGGGGVDTGGRKWKTGELEFEAVMRQLDNVGYRTGYLYRLPQFKQEVRKEKNNSDVEIPPTCSSFTYIIDGDIEHSKYVSPLKLAKDRQKQNYKAGWLVNSPNNYVRQELEESGTQNPKKYSKWIPEEDGSPNRKSTQIKIENPNQFAPQGANPKEFKLKQKEIRKDYYEERISAGPQSKILEGITWEEAKKLQAEGKLDGDLSMVGDNVIVYGAASKGIIQRDQQHNVQVYKTQYAANPFDSINEEEIEKYKIEVENRGKGEPVTEDLSPGPDGKLISTMERMHIIQQQQVEPETKPEVEKPKQEVPVETKRQSSNTSRSEETTIDDVFQSNYPPVSPTSPTENKVMSRKKRPQSKETNIDDIFDDKYNELVSSSKETLIDDVYIESQKYIEKPPAIRRSSSNRDPPRSPALIQELKEKSFERSKSERYGRDRVLNGDEKPSSPAKSDTLKSTDSASGGDTLEDRSSKEGSPVKELPSPSKDKKKKKKFRMPSFSKNKKNKESKESTL is encoded by the exons ATCCTGATGACCCAGAATACCAGCGTCAGATGAGGAGACCAGCAGATGTCAAGGAGGATGTCAAACAAATGCAGGATAGGTCCAGAGTGTCGCTAGTCCTCAACAGCGAGGCTTTTCGTAAAGAGTTAGAGGAGATTATAAATGAACAGATTTCTGAAGGAAATGACCCCACCAACTTAATAGCACTACAGCAAATTACAGATCTACTCAACCAAAACAACAAATCAAGCCAGCAAAGTGGTGGTTTTGGAAGAGGAC TTACTTCTGTCATTCCAATCGCAGACATAAAGGGCAtggaaacaacaaaatatacaaaacaggAAAAACAATTACGGTGTAAAGTAGCTTCCTTGTACAGAGTTGTAGATCTGAATGGGTGGAGTTATGGAATTTATAATCACATAAGT GCAAGAATTAACCAAGAACATGAACACTTTTTAATTAATCCATTTGGAGTGTTGTATTCAGAAGTGACGGCATCATCATTAGTTAAAGTGGACATGCAGGGAGAAACAATAGATCCTGGATCAACAACATTAGGAATTAACAAAGCTGGTTTTACATTACACTCAGCCATTCATCAGGCTAGGCCGGACATTAAGTGCATTATTCATCTACATACACCTGAAGTTGTTGCT gTCTCCACAATGAAATGTGGTTTTCTTCCCTTGTCACAAGAATCCCTTATAGTAGGAGATGTTAGTTTTCATGATTATAATGGAATTCTAGTAGATCAAGAAGAACGGGATGCATTACAACGCAGTCTAGGACCAACTAATAAG GTTATGTTTTTAAGAAATCATGGTGTTGTAACGTGTGGTTCTACAGTAGAGGAAGCCTACCATTATGCAGTTAATGTCATGTCTGCTTGTCTGACACAG aCAAAGGCAGTCCCAGCTGGAGTGGATAACCTCATTTTAGTTagtgaagaaataaaaaagagaacGTTCCAGGTTGGAAGCCAAGGTGGTGGTGGTGTAGACACAGGAGGCAGGAAATGGAAGACAGGAGAACTAGAGTTTGAAGCTGTTATGAGACAATTAGATAATGTT GGCTATAGAACTGGCTATTTATACAGATTACCACAGTTTAAACAAGAAGTTAGGAAGGAGAAGAATAACAGTGATGTAGAAATACCCCCAACATGTAGCTCATTTACATACATCATTGATGGTGACATAGAACACTCAAAATATGT aTCACCTTTGAAATTAGCTAAAGACAGACAGAAGCAGAACTACAAAGCAGGCTGGTTGGTAAATTCTCCAAACAATTATGTGAGGCAAGAATTAGAAGAATCTGGAACACAGAACCCTAAGAAATATTCAAAG TGGATACCAGAAGAAGACGGATCACCAAATAGAAAGAGTACACAAATTAAGATTGAAAATCCCAATCAGTTTGCACCACAGGGAGCTAACCCAAAGGAGTTCAAACTTAAACAGAAAGAG atcaGAAAAGATTATTATGAAGAAAGGATAAGTGCAGGACCTCAGTCTAAGATTTTAGAAGGCATTACTTGGGAGGAGGCGAAAAAATTACAG GCCGAAGGAAAGCTT GACGGAGATTTGAGTATGGTAGGGGATAATGTTATAGTATATGGTGCTGCATCTAAAGGCATCATCCAGAGAGACCAACAACATAATGTACAGGTGTATAAGACACAGTATGCTGCCAACCCCTTCGACAGTATCAATGAGGAGGAGATAGAAAAGTACAAGATAGAGGTGGAGAATAGAGGCAAAGGAGAACCAG TAACAGAAGATTTGTCACCAGGACCTGATGGTAAATTGATATCTACCATGGAGCGTATGCACATCATACAACAACAACAAGTAGAACCAGAAACTAAACCAGAAGTAGAGAAACCAAAACAAGAAG TTCCTGTAGAAACCAAACGTCAGTCGTCTAACACCTCTCGTAGTGAAGAAACCACCATTGACGATGTGTTTCAATCTAACTACCCTCCTGTTTCACCTACGTCACCTACAGAAAACAAAG TTATGTCTCGGAAAAAGAGACCTCAATCTAAAGAGACAAACATAgatgatatatttgatgataagTATAATG AATTAGTCAGTTCATCGAAGGAAACATTGATAGATGATGTGTATATAGAATCTCAAAAATACATAG AGAAGCCACCAGCAATTCGGAGGAGTTCTTCAAATAGAGACCCCCCACGTAGTCCTGCAT TAATACAAGAATTAAAAGAGAAGAGTTTTGAGAGATCCAAATCTGAACGATATGGGCGTG atcGTGTTCTAAATGGAGATGAGAAGCCATCTTCCCCAGCCAAGTCTGATACCCTCAAATCAACAGACAGTGCCAGTGGTGGTGATACTCTAGAAGACAGGAGTAGTAAAGAG gGATCTCCAGTGAAAGAACTTCCATCCccatcaaaagacaaaaagaagaagaaaaagttCAGAATGCCATCATTctcaaaaaataagaaaaacaaggAGAGCAAAGAAAGCACATTATAA